The Gaiellales bacterium nucleotide sequence CTCGCGGAACTGCTCGGCGGCATCCCCGCCCGGTCGGGCGGCGCGACGCCGGTTCTGGCTGCCTAACCGGCTTCGACGAACCGGCGCGAGACGGCCGTGTACAGCCGGATCGGGGCGAGGCGGACGAGCTTCATCCCGATCCGGTAGGGCAGCGGGAACACCGCCTCGGCCTTGCCCTGCGCGATGGCGTCGGCGATGCGGCGGGCGGCGTCGGGCGCCTCGATCATGAACGGCATCGGGAAGTCGTTGCGCTCGGTGAGGGGCGTGCGCACGAAGCCGGGGTTCACGAGCTGGACATCGATGCCCAGAGGCGCGAGATCGATGCGCAGCGATTCGAGCAGGTTGATCTCGGCGGCCTTGGACGGCCCGTAGGCCTCGGCGCGCGTGTAGCCGCGGTATCCGGCCACGCTCGCGACGCCGACGATGGTGCCGCCGCGGCGGGCGATCATGCCCGGGAGGATCGCGTCGAGCGAGTTGACCATCCCCATGAAGTTGGACTCGACGTGGTCGCGGATGAGCGCCGAGTCCCAGTCGCGGACATCCACCTGGGCCCAGATGCCGGCGTTCAGCACCGCGAGGTCGATCGGGCCGGCGTCGGCCTCGACGGCGGCGACGGCCGCCTTCAGCGCCCCGGGCTCGCGAACGTCACCGGGGATCGCCCGCACCTCTCCCGGCGCCGACGCCGCGACCTGCTCGAGCAGCTCGGCGCGCCGCGCGGTGACGGCCACCCGGGCGCCGCGCCGCGAGAGCTCGTGGGCGAGCGCCGCACCGATCCCGCTCGAGCCGCCCGTGATCCACGTGACGCTGCCGCGGATCCTCATT carries:
- a CDS encoding SDR family NAD(P)-dependent oxidoreductase; its protein translation is MRIRGSVTWITGGSSGIGAALAHELSRRGARVAVTARRAELLEQVAASAPGEVRAIPGDVREPGALKAAVAAVEADAGPIDLAVLNAGIWAQVDVRDWDSALIRDHVESNFMGMVNSLDAILPGMIARRGGTIVGVASVAGYRGYTRAEAYGPSKAAEINLLESLRIDLAPLGIDVQLVNPGFVRTPLTERNDFPMPFMIEAPDAARRIADAIAQGKAEAVFPLPYRIGMKLVRLAPIRLYTAVSRRFVEAG